A stretch of DNA from Thermodesulforhabdus norvegica:
GTATACGGCGCCTTTGACCTCATAAATCAGCGAACCGGGAAGGATCCCCTTGAGGTGTTCCATCAGGCGCTGGAAAACGTGCGTCCGATAGTGGAGGTTAAGTCTCGAAGAGTGGGTGGTGCTACGTATCAGGTTCCCGTTGAAGTCCGACCGGACAGACAGAACACTCTGGCCATGAGGTGGATTGTCGCTTATGCTAAGCTCCGATCAGAACGCACTATGATACAGAAACTTGCGGGGGAATTGCTTGATGCAGCACAAAACCGCGGTGGTGCTGTTAAGAAGCGGGAAGATACACATCGAATGGCGGAGGCGAACAAGGCTTTTGCGCATTACCGCTGGTAGTATAAACCAAGGCAAAAGTCCTTAGAAAAGGAGACGGCGATGGGAAAGAAGAAGTTTGAGAGGAAGAAGCCTCATGTGAATGTGGGAACGATAGGACATATAGATCATGGTAAGACGACGTTG
This window harbors:
- the rpsG gene encoding 30S ribosomal protein S7; the encoded protein is MPRRREVKKRDILPDPKYNSKLVAKFINHVMRKGKKSLAERIVYGAFDLINQRTGKDPLEVFHQALENVRPIVEVKSRRVGGATYQVPVEVRPDRQNTLAMRWIVAYAKLRSERTMIQKLAGELLDAAQNRGGAVKKREDTHRMAEANKAFAHYRW
- a CDS encoding GTP-binding protein, translating into MGKKKFERKKPHVNVGTIGHIDHGKTTL